The Flavobacteriales bacterium genome segment CAGAAACTGATGACACAATTGGGTAAAGAGCAGGAGATCCTGATGAACATTGCTGATATGGCGATTGCTACCTACAATGCGGAATCGGTGCTTCTACGTGTAAAGAAACTTCTCAAGACACACTCTGAAGAGGATCTGAAGGAGAAGATCGCTATGGCCAGATTGTATATCTACGAGGCCTCTGAGATAGTCAGAAGATCAGGACGTGAAGCGATCATGAGCTTTGCCGATGGCGATGAACTGCGAATGATGCTATTGGGTATCAAGCGATTCAGCAAGACCCAGCCTTTTAATGTGAAAGAAGCACAACAGACCGTGGCGCAGGCCATCATTACGGCTGACGAGTATTGTTTCTGATACATCCAATAAGCCAAGAAGAAAAAGATCCTCTACTCACTCAGAATGACATCTACTTGATAATAAGGTCATTCTGAGTGAGCAGAGGATCTCTGCTTAGGCAACAAAACAAACAGATGTGCTTTCAAAATTCTTAGGACCGGCTCAGTGAAGGGCCGGTCTTATCATATGTCATTAGATGGCCTTTAGGATACTGAAAAGGGATAGGATGAATAATAGCACCAGGGTGAACCGTATCGTTCTAATGGTAGGACAGATATCCATTCTTTCCACACGCACTTTGGCTTCGTTCCTCATTCTTCGGGGTAGGTTGTTGGGTCTCATTTTTCTCTCTAGCTTATGGTACTCTCTACTATTTGTCGCGTAAATAAGATATATGCTAAGCATAATATATCGCAAGTTTTTTCGACCAAAGCTTCATTTAAGCCTACGACCGGTTTTTCCTTGGCCTTTATGCTAGGCATGCATTATTTATCCCAGGTATAACAGGCCAAAAGTCCTTCGTGGTCGGTATTGCCCAGCGCGTACTCCTGATTCCCCATCTCTGATGCCATTACAAGTCCCACGTATCAGAAAGAGCTGTCTGGTATACTTTCTGAATAAGTGGCATCAATGGATATTCCGAAAGAGAACAAGGATATGGTACGGAGACTTGCTAGTTTGATCATGTTATGCTTTGGGTTCACCCTTACGCTTCACGCACAGGAACGAGAAGTGCCGGAGCCTCCTATGGATATAGATGATGGATCAGCAATAACAATGGTCGATGCTGACACCCCTAATGAAGTAAATACCGAAGTCGATTATCGGATACTTGTGGACAATGATATGGAGCCCACCCAGATACAGACGACCAGGATTGAAGATTTGGATCGGTGGACCATGCGTGCAATGAAACGCATCCATGAGGAACACCCCGCATCTAGTTCATCCTATCAAGCTGAGGTAGAACGCATCTTATCCAACAGGGATGACCGGCTTGGCGACATCCTTTCACCTGCACAGTACCACATCTATGTGGACTCTCTGCGCAGGCACCATGCCCATGAT includes the following:
- a CDS encoding acyl-CoA dehydrogenase, whose translation is QKLMTQLGKEQEILMNIADMAIATYNAESVLLRVKKLLKTHSEEDLKEKIAMARLYIYEASEIVRRSGREAIMSFADGDELRMMLLGIKRFSKTQPFNVKEAQQTVAQAIITADEYCF